In Niallia sp. FSL W8-0635, one genomic interval encodes:
- a CDS encoding YjcZ family sporulation protein codes for MYANVNAPPTQGANVPPQPNTSPAFFMNAPSFPTYTAPAYSYCGPTYQKNDFVLVVVLFILLIIVGAFIC; via the coding sequence ATGTACGCTAACGTAAATGCACCTCCAACTCAAGGTGCGAATGTTCCTCCACAGCCGAACACGTCGCCTGCTTTTTTTATGAATGCTCCATCTTTCCCTACCTACACAGCACCAGCTTACAGTTATTGCGGCCCAACCTATCAAAAGAATGACTTTGTCTTAGTTGTCGTGTTGTTTATTTTATTAATCATTGTGGGAGCTTTTATTTGTTAA
- a CDS encoding undecaprenyldiphospho-muramoylpentapeptide beta-N-acetylglucosaminyltransferase translates to MKKIVFTGGGSAGHVTPNIAIINELNKQDWDISYIGSKAGIEKDLIEKIDIPYHSISSGKLRRYLSKENIKDIFKVIKGCYDARKVLKKSKPNVVFSKGGFVSVPVVIAARQLKIPVILHESDLTPGLANKLSVRFASKIFTSFEETLQYLPTEKSKAIGSPIRKEILSGSAAKGKLFLGFTSQKPILTVMGGSLGAKKINEVVRDNLDTLLQTYQIVHLCGKGNLSEEHSEIKGYKQFEYVYEELADILAATEVVVTRGGSNSIFEFLALRIPMVIIPLTKQQSRGDQILNGKVFTENGYSYMIEEESLTKDHFLHTLKEIQGNRALMIEKMQQNKSKNALEEIIKELNRY, encoded by the coding sequence TTGAAAAAAATCGTGTTTACTGGTGGGGGTTCAGCTGGGCATGTTACCCCGAATATTGCCATCATTAATGAGTTAAATAAACAAGACTGGGATATTTCCTATATCGGCAGCAAAGCAGGAATCGAAAAGGATTTAATTGAGAAAATCGATATTCCTTATCACTCGATTTCAAGTGGGAAGTTAAGAAGATATCTATCAAAAGAAAATATCAAGGACATTTTCAAAGTAATAAAAGGCTGTTATGATGCAAGAAAAGTACTGAAAAAAAGTAAACCAAATGTCGTTTTTTCAAAGGGTGGATTTGTTTCCGTACCTGTTGTCATTGCAGCCCGTCAATTAAAGATACCTGTCATTCTTCATGAGAGTGATTTAACACCTGGATTAGCTAATAAATTATCTGTGCGATTTGCATCGAAAATCTTCACATCTTTTGAAGAAACATTGCAATATCTTCCTACAGAAAAAAGTAAAGCAATAGGATCTCCGATTCGAAAAGAAATACTCTCCGGTTCGGCGGCTAAAGGGAAGCTTTTTCTAGGATTTACTAGTCAAAAGCCGATTCTTACAGTTATGGGCGGCAGCCTAGGGGCAAAAAAAATAAATGAAGTTGTTCGTGATAATTTAGATACACTATTACAAACCTATCAAATCGTCCATCTATGTGGCAAAGGCAATCTTTCAGAAGAGCATTCAGAGATAAAAGGCTATAAGCAATTTGAGTATGTGTATGAGGAGTTAGCCGATATTTTAGCAGCGACGGAAGTAGTCGTTACAAGAGGCGGATCGAATTCTATCTTTGAATTTCTAGCATTACGCATACCAATGGTGATTATTCCGTTAACGAAGCAGCAAAGCAGAGGCGATCAAATATTAAATGGGAAAGTCTTTACGGAAAATGGTTACTCCTATATGATAGAAGAAGAATCGTTAACTAAAGACCATTTCCTTCACACACTCAAAGAAATTCAAGGAAACAGGGCTTTAATGATTGAAAAAATGCAACAG
- a CDS encoding protein-glutamine gamma-glutamyltransferase — protein sequence MIQISGTTFQPQDNWPLEQTEKDILQYMHDDHIIYPYPSLEELQFEIKMRKNIINSAKEMNETEAQFTIFEQARCNPDYWQLTMAGGFLMRRDVQPSDAIMDIYKNSSQYAFECATASVIIYYYATLQTIGKHLFNAYFQNLYLYSWHADTDLGLVTFHSSSFLPGDIVYFENPDFDLKTPWFRGLNAIILEDGRFFGHGFSIKTNNEIIQVLNERRITGSNRSAVLTSLVTRPSFTQLSRLAKGQTRSIAFKPQLPVVHHNYSSISTLRYQNYLTQLGYLFKG from the coding sequence ATGATACAAATATCAGGAACAACCTTTCAACCTCAAGATAATTGGCCATTGGAGCAGACGGAAAAAGATATTTTGCAGTATATGCATGATGATCATATCATCTATCCTTATCCTTCTTTAGAGGAATTGCAGTTCGAAATTAAAATGCGCAAGAATATCATTAATAGTGCAAAAGAAATGAATGAAACAGAGGCTCAGTTTACGATTTTCGAGCAAGCACGGTGCAACCCTGATTACTGGCAATTAACGATGGCTGGTGGTTTTTTAATGAGAAGAGATGTGCAACCATCTGATGCCATTATGGATATTTATAAGAACAGTTCGCAGTATGCGTTTGAATGCGCAACTGCTTCTGTCATTATCTATTACTATGCTACATTACAGACTATAGGAAAACATCTATTCAATGCTTATTTTCAAAATCTATATCTTTACAGTTGGCATGCAGATACTGACCTCGGTCTAGTAACCTTTCATTCAAGTAGTTTTTTACCTGGTGACATTGTTTACTTTGAAAATCCAGACTTTGATTTAAAAACACCTTGGTTTAGAGGATTAAATGCTATTATTCTTGAAGATGGAAGATTTTTCGGACATGGGTTTTCCATAAAGACGAATAATGAAATCATTCAGGTACTTAATGAAAGGAGAATAACAGGAAGTAATCGTTCTGCTGTCCTGACAAGTTTGGTGACAAGGCCATCATTTACCCAATTATCAAGATTAGCAAAAGGGCAAACGAGAAGTATTGCATTCAAACCCCAATTACCTGTTGTGCATCATAATTACAGTTCCATATCCACACTAAGATATCAGAATTATCTAACACAGTTGGGATATCTGTTCAAAGGCTGA
- a CDS encoding collagen-like protein: MSNQEVYPAANVNQQSERQFLNFLLPPPPAPGFGGPPAIPGFSGPGLQPSQAPTAPPPPFIPQQAVASPFAIDPGAISLCMFRNTFIWLSNGQGFWFYPIIIGPRSVAGFRWNGRFWMIFGIDTRRIVSFTCF, encoded by the coding sequence ATGTCTAATCAAGAAGTCTATCCCGCTGCAAATGTTAATCAACAATCAGAGAGACAATTTCTGAATTTTCTACTCCCACCTCCTCCAGCACCTGGATTTGGAGGACCGCCAGCTATTCCTGGTTTCTCAGGACCTGGATTACAGCCTTCACAAGCTCCAACGGCTCCTCCTCCACCATTTATTCCTCAACAAGCCGTTGCATCGCCATTTGCTATAGATCCAGGAGCAATTAGCTTATGCATGTTTCGTAATACCTTTATATGGCTAAGTAATGGTCAGGGATTTTGGTTTTATCCTATTATCATAGGTCCAAGATCTGTCGCCGGTTTCAGATGGAACGGAAGATTTTGGATGATTTTTGGTATTGATACAAGAAGAATTGTTTCGTTTACATGTTTCTAA
- a CDS encoding MBL fold metallo-hydrolase gives MKIAENVFGYRTAIVNIAYIAGLGSTKKDWVLVDTGVPYSAPFILKNTKKLFNEKKPLAIILTHAHFDHIGALQTLVHEWNVPVYIHEKEIPYLESKKKYPPPTPFKEKGMMSFLSPFYPRDGIDFHSRIKPISSEHSLAFLEGWEWIYTPGHTNGHISLFREKDRLLLAGDALITVKQESLFAVLTQEKEIHGPPAYFTPDVETSIISIKKLLALDPQILYTGHGVPMYGKEIREGISDLLYQHSEEAVVKGG, from the coding sequence ATGAAAATTGCAGAAAATGTTTTCGGCTATCGAACAGCAATTGTTAACATAGCTTATATAGCAGGATTAGGATCTACAAAAAAAGATTGGGTACTGGTAGATACAGGGGTGCCCTATTCAGCGCCGTTTATTTTGAAAAATACGAAGAAACTTTTTAACGAAAAAAAACCACTAGCAATCATTTTGACACATGCTCATTTCGATCATATCGGTGCACTACAGACACTTGTGCATGAGTGGAATGTTCCTGTATATATCCATGAGAAAGAAATTCCCTATTTAGAAAGCAAGAAGAAATATCCGCCACCTACACCATTTAAAGAAAAAGGGATGATGTCCTTTCTTTCGCCGTTTTATCCACGAGATGGGATTGATTTTCATTCCAGAATTAAGCCTATATCAAGCGAGCATTCCTTAGCATTTTTAGAAGGCTGGGAGTGGATATACACGCCTGGGCACACGAATGGACATATTTCCTTATTTAGAGAAAAAGATCGGTTACTTCTTGCAGGAGATGCACTGATTACAGTCAAACAAGAATCACTTTTTGCAGTCTTAACACAGGAAAAAGAGATTCATGGACCGCCAGCATACTTTACACCAGACGTAGAAACTAGCATCATATCGATAAAGAAGCTCCTAGCACTAGACCCACAAATTTTATATACAGGGCATGGAGTACCGATGTATGGAAAAGAGATAAGAGAAGGAATTAGTGACCTTCTTTATCAGCATTCTGAAGAAGCTGTAGTAAAAGGAGGATAG
- a CDS encoding cell wall hydrolase, which produces MARIAYRDSDIDLMARMMRAEAEGEGNQGMLYVGNVIVNRVIGNCLDFKDVRTVKQVIFQVQGGNYSFEAVQKGNVFYQRARESERRLALQNVKYWRDHPARFALWYFNPSGACPPTWYDQPFTGQFKQHCFYEPKAGTCDSVYKG; this is translated from the coding sequence ATGGCAAGAATAGCTTACAGAGATTCAGATATTGATTTAATGGCCAGAATGATGAGAGCTGAAGCTGAAGGTGAAGGAAACCAAGGAATGCTATATGTCGGAAATGTAATCGTAAACCGTGTTATAGGAAATTGTTTAGACTTTAAAGATGTAAGAACCGTTAAACAAGTAATTTTCCAAGTGCAAGGGGGAAATTATTCTTTTGAAGCTGTTCAAAAAGGCAATGTCTTTTACCAAAGAGCAAGAGAGTCGGAAAGAAGATTAGCACTTCAGAATGTGAAATACTGGAGAGATCACCCAGCAAGATTTGCTTTATGGTACTTTAATCCAAGTGGAGCGTGTCCTCCAACTTGGTATGACCAACCTTTTACTGGTCAATTTAAACAACATTGTTTTTATGAACCAAAGGCTGGTACATGTGATAGTGTTTATAAAGGATGA
- a CDS encoding HAD family hydrolase, translated as MKCVSIDLDGTLLDDHHQISEANRNVIQKLKDRHIDVILNTGRQYADVIKVDGVKELELPIFCLNGSMMYDETGNLLYETQISIDLYQTLLKALQKLEVGILVYTNQGGFPGTLPMLRGKSWDEIQALFDQQDYESILHLKDLKIYKLIAVVDETQLEKIDKVKEALKKHDTISYSSSFPNNCEITSSEAQKGKAIRRYENLRNLSFDEVYSFGDGGNDLTQFEVSTRSFAMENAPEEIKKRASDITKSNNEDGVAYAIEEILKLV; from the coding sequence ATGAAATGTGTATCCATTGATTTAGATGGTACTTTACTAGATGACCATCATCAAATATCAGAAGCAAATCGAAATGTTATTCAAAAATTAAAGGATCGTCATATTGATGTAATTTTAAATACAGGACGCCAATACGCAGATGTAATCAAAGTAGATGGTGTGAAAGAATTAGAGCTTCCGATTTTTTGCTTAAATGGCAGCATGATGTATGATGAAACAGGAAACCTGCTATATGAAACACAAATTTCGATTGACTTATATCAAACCTTGCTAAAAGCATTGCAAAAGCTTGAGGTAGGGATTCTCGTTTATACAAATCAAGGCGGATTTCCAGGAACATTGCCAATGCTTCGTGGGAAATCTTGGGATGAGATTCAAGCACTTTTCGATCAACAAGATTATGAGTCAATCCTTCATTTAAAAGATCTTAAAATCTACAAATTAATCGCTGTTGTCGATGAAACGCAATTGGAGAAAATTGATAAAGTGAAAGAAGCTTTAAAAAAGCATGATACAATTTCTTACTCTTCATCTTTTCCAAATAATTGTGAAATCACTTCAAGTGAAGCGCAAAAAGGAAAAGCAATTAGACGTTATGAAAATCTGCGAAACCTTTCCTTTGATGAGGTATATTCTTTTGGGGATGGCGGTAATGACCTAACCCAATTTGAAGTATCAACAAGATCCTTTGCGATGGAAAATGCACCAGAAGAAATAAAAAAAAGAGCAAGTGATATTACGAAGAGTAACAACGAAGATGGCGTAGCATATGCGATTGAAGAGATTCTGAAATTAGTGTAA
- a CDS encoding ring-cleaving dioxygenase has product MNLKGIHHVSAMTAKAKDNYAFYTNVLGLRLIKKTVNQDNPSVYHLFYGDEQGNPGTELTFFEIPHMAPNREGVSSISATSLRVPSDKALDYWVKRLDEFGVTHGEITERAGRLTLEFRDFETQRFFFVSDEHDTGVKAGIPWDKSPVPTEFAITGLGPVQLTVRRSASTISVLTDLLGFRLKDTYPSTFENQPPIQVFETGEGGSGTEIHLEERTDLKVQRLGRGGVHHVAFRADNEEELHTWIEKINDSRFQNSGFVDRYYFKSLYFREPNGILFEIATDGPGFATDEAVEHLGESLALPPFLEPKRADIEAILEPLDTSSK; this is encoded by the coding sequence ATGAACTTAAAAGGAATTCATCATGTTTCTGCCATGACAGCGAAAGCAAAAGATAATTATGCCTTTTACACAAATGTACTAGGACTCCGATTAATAAAGAAAACGGTTAATCAAGATAATCCTTCTGTCTACCATCTATTTTATGGAGATGAACAAGGAAATCCTGGGACAGAGCTCACGTTTTTTGAAATACCCCATATGGCACCTAACAGAGAAGGAGTAAGCAGTATTTCAGCAACCTCGCTTCGAGTGCCAAGTGATAAAGCATTAGATTACTGGGTAAAACGTTTGGATGAGTTTGGTGTTACGCATGGGGAAATCACAGAAAGAGCTGGACGATTGACATTGGAATTTAGAGACTTTGAGACACAGCGATTTTTCTTCGTTTCAGATGAGCATGATACCGGGGTAAAAGCAGGCATTCCATGGGATAAAAGCCCGGTTCCAACTGAATTTGCAATCACAGGTCTTGGTCCTGTGCAATTAACGGTACGTCGTTCAGCGTCTACTATTAGCGTGTTAACTGATTTACTTGGCTTTCGCTTAAAGGATACCTATCCATCCACTTTCGAAAATCAGCCTCCTATACAAGTATTTGAGACAGGCGAGGGAGGTTCTGGCACAGAAATCCATCTAGAGGAACGCACAGATTTAAAGGTACAGCGGCTTGGAAGAGGTGGCGTACACCATGTAGCCTTTCGTGCTGATAATGAGGAAGAATTACACACTTGGATAGAAAAAATTAATGATTCACGCTTCCAAAATTCAGGCTTCGTTGATCGATATTATTTTAAGTCCCTCTATTTTAGAGAACCGAACGGAATCTTATTTGAAATTGCAACAGATGGACCTGGATTTGCTACAGATGAAGCAGTTGAACATTTGGGAGAATCACTTGCACTTCCACCATTTTTAGAGCCAAAACGAGCAGATATAGAAGCCATATTAGAACCACTAGATACGAGCAGTAAATAA
- the ribE gene encoding riboflavin synthase, with the protein MFTGLVEELGIVKHNKKTGHSISITIQAEQIMEDMKIGDSIAINGVCLTVTSFEPNLFTVDVMPNTFHDTTLRLLNSGTGVNLERAMAANGRFGGHFVSGHVDCTGMILSTKKVENSTLVEIQIPEDQVHLTMDKGSITIDGTSLTIFKTTSNSIYVSLIPHTSKVSMIGNKRKGELVNIEFDLLAKYFYSFMNRDKAPIIERESKLTASFLRENGF; encoded by the coding sequence TTGTTTACTGGACTAGTTGAAGAATTAGGTATAGTTAAGCATAATAAAAAAACGGGTCACTCGATTTCCATAACCATACAAGCAGAACAAATTATGGAGGATATGAAAATTGGTGACAGTATTGCCATTAATGGTGTCTGTTTAACGGTCACATCCTTTGAGCCCAATCTCTTTACAGTCGATGTCATGCCAAACACGTTTCATGATACAACCCTTAGACTTTTAAATAGTGGAACAGGTGTTAATTTAGAACGTGCAATGGCTGCCAACGGGAGGTTTGGTGGGCACTTTGTTTCTGGTCATGTTGATTGTACAGGTATGATTCTTTCAACAAAAAAGGTAGAAAATAGCACCTTAGTAGAAATTCAGATTCCAGAGGATCAAGTACACCTAACAATGGATAAAGGCTCTATCACCATTGACGGAACCAGTTTGACCATTTTTAAAACGACTTCTAACTCTATTTATGTATCGCTTATTCCACATACTTCTAAAGTCAGCATGATTGGGAATAAGCGAAAAGGTGAGCTTGTTAACATCGAATTTGATCTTTTGGCCAAATATTTTTATTCCTTTATGAATAGAGACAAAGCTCCAATCATTGAAAGAGAATCAAAACTAACTGCTTCATTTTTAAGAGAAAATGGTTTTTAA
- the ribH gene encoding 6,7-dimethyl-8-ribityllumazine synthase has protein sequence MKQVFEGNLIGTGLKIGIVVSRFNEFITTRLLSGAEDALNRHGVNENDISVMWVPGVYEIPLAAKKLAASGKYDAIITLGTVIRGATPHFDYVSNEVAKGVANVSLSTEIPVIFGVLTTENIEQAIERAGTKAGNKGWEAAVNAIEMGNLYNELTQA, from the coding sequence ATGAAACAAGTATTTGAAGGAAATTTAATAGGAACTGGCTTAAAAATTGGGATTGTTGTGTCCCGCTTTAATGAATTTATTACGACTAGACTTTTATCTGGAGCGGAAGATGCGTTAAATCGTCATGGCGTAAATGAGAATGATATTTCTGTAATGTGGGTTCCTGGTGTATATGAAATTCCTTTAGCTGCCAAAAAACTAGCTGCGTCTGGTAAATATGATGCAATTATCACCCTTGGTACGGTTATTCGCGGGGCTACCCCTCATTTTGACTATGTAAGTAACGAAGTGGCAAAAGGTGTAGCAAATGTTTCGTTAAGTACGGAAATTCCTGTTATCTTTGGTGTTCTTACTACAGAAAATATTGAGCAAGCAATCGAACGAGCAGGCACAAAAGCTGGAAATAAAGGCTGGGAAGCTGCGGTTAATGCGATTGAAATGGGTAATTTATATAACGAGTTAACACAAGCTTAA
- a CDS encoding exodeoxyribonuclease III — protein sequence MKLVTWNVNGIRACVKKGFLDFFQQIDADIFCLQETKLQEGQIKLELEGYHQFWNYAERKGYSGTAVFTKEKPLSVQYGIGEDFEELEGRTITLEFENFFLLNVYTPNSKRDLSRLSYRVEWEKQLKQYILSLEAVKPVIYCGDLNVAHQEIDLKNPKPNIGNSGFTTEERGEMTSLLQLGFVDSFRYLYPERSDVYTWWSYMAKVRERNIGWRIDYFIVSNQLKDNISDVNIHCDVMGSDHCPVQLEIQI from the coding sequence ATGAAATTAGTAACTTGGAATGTTAATGGAATTAGAGCCTGTGTGAAAAAAGGCTTTTTGGATTTTTTCCAGCAAATAGATGCAGATATCTTTTGTCTTCAAGAGACAAAGCTGCAAGAAGGACAAATTAAACTAGAATTAGAAGGCTACCACCAGTTTTGGAATTATGCAGAAAGAAAGGGCTATTCAGGAACAGCTGTTTTTACAAAGGAAAAACCCCTTTCTGTTCAGTATGGCATCGGAGAAGACTTTGAAGAATTAGAAGGAAGAACCATTACGTTAGAGTTTGAAAACTTCTTTCTACTAAATGTATATACACCAAATTCAAAGCGAGATTTAAGCAGATTGTCCTATCGAGTAGAATGGGAAAAACAACTAAAGCAATATATTTTATCACTAGAAGCAGTGAAGCCGGTAATTTATTGTGGCGATTTAAATGTAGCCCATCAAGAAATCGACTTAAAAAATCCGAAGCCGAATATTGGTAATTCAGGCTTTACTACAGAGGAAAGAGGGGAAATGACTAGCTTATTACAATTAGGATTTGTAGATAGCTTTAGATATTTATACCCAGAACGATCTGATGTGTACACATGGTGGAGCTATATGGCAAAGGTTAGAGAAAGAAATATTGGGTGGAGAATTGACTATTTTATCGTCTCTAATCAATTAAAAGACAATATTTCTGATGTAAATATCCATTGTGATGTAATGGGAAGCGACCATTGCCCTGTGCAACTTGAAATCCAAATATAA